One window from the genome of Mumia sp. ZJ1417 encodes:
- a CDS encoding FAD-binding oxidoreductase, with protein MTQTPGTRSWWGWGMQEEALDARETEALVRRIARLLPDADPTPHLAPTLTADDLPAIRVEPPASLSALCSTDTVDRAAHTHGKAFRDVVRNLRGDLAHAPDLVVRPHTERDVVDVLDWASSANVAVIPYGGGTSVVGGVEPRLDGDYAGAVSLDVTAMDQVLEVDRTSRAARIQAGVLGPHLEDQLRPYGLTLRHFPQSFAFSTLGGWLATRAGGHFATLATHIDDLTESMRVVSPYGVGESRRLPGSGAGPSPDRMFLGSEGTLGVITEAWMRLQDRPRWRAGASVHFADWDGAVDATRAVAQSGLHPANCRLLDAGEAFLNAGAAVGGGVLVLGFESADHPVDAALARAVELCLDHGGTLPEDADRGADTARDAAASTWRSSFLRMPYQRDALAQRSVIAETFETATTWDRFPALHAAITAAATEAIREVCGIGVVTCRFTHVYPDGPAPYYGVYAPGRWASIVEQWDAIKTAVSEAILGNGGTITHHHAVGRDHRPYAAQQRPAPFAAALTAAKDTLDPAGILNPGVLL; from the coding sequence ATGACACAGACGCCGGGTACGCGGTCGTGGTGGGGCTGGGGCATGCAGGAGGAGGCGCTCGACGCCCGCGAGACCGAGGCGCTGGTCCGGCGGATCGCGCGCCTTCTCCCTGACGCCGACCCCACCCCGCACCTCGCGCCCACGCTCACGGCCGACGACCTGCCGGCGATCAGGGTCGAGCCACCTGCCTCGCTCAGCGCCTTGTGCAGCACCGACACGGTCGACCGCGCGGCGCACACCCACGGCAAGGCGTTCCGTGACGTCGTGCGCAACCTGCGCGGCGACCTCGCCCACGCGCCCGACCTCGTTGTACGCCCACACACCGAGCGCGACGTCGTCGACGTGCTCGACTGGGCCTCGTCCGCGAACGTCGCGGTCATTCCGTACGGCGGCGGCACCTCGGTCGTCGGCGGCGTCGAGCCGCGTCTCGACGGCGACTACGCCGGAGCGGTGTCGCTCGACGTGACCGCGATGGACCAGGTCCTCGAGGTCGACCGCACCAGTCGCGCGGCGCGGATCCAGGCGGGCGTCCTCGGACCGCATCTCGAGGACCAGCTGCGCCCGTACGGCCTCACGCTGAGGCACTTCCCGCAGTCGTTCGCGTTCTCGACGCTGGGCGGCTGGCTCGCGACGAGGGCGGGCGGGCACTTCGCCACGCTCGCCACCCACATCGACGACCTGACGGAGTCGATGCGTGTCGTCTCCCCGTACGGGGTGGGCGAGTCGCGTCGCCTCCCCGGCTCGGGCGCCGGCCCGTCCCCCGACCGGATGTTCCTCGGGTCGGAGGGGACGCTCGGCGTGATCACCGAGGCCTGGATGCGGCTCCAGGACCGGCCTCGCTGGCGCGCCGGAGCGTCGGTGCACTTCGCGGACTGGGACGGTGCCGTCGACGCGACACGTGCCGTTGCCCAGTCCGGGCTCCACCCGGCGAATTGCCGTCTCCTCGATGCCGGCGAGGCGTTCCTCAACGCCGGTGCAGCGGTCGGCGGCGGCGTGCTCGTGCTCGGCTTCGAGTCGGCCGACCATCCTGTCGACGCCGCCCTCGCACGGGCGGTCGAGCTGTGCCTCGACCACGGCGGGACGCTGCCCGAGGATGCGGACCGCGGCGCCGACACGGCGCGGGACGCCGCGGCGTCCACGTGGCGCTCGTCGTTCCTCCGCATGCCGTACCAGCGCGACGCCCTGGCCCAGCGCTCGGTCATCGCCGAGACGTTCGAAACGGCGACGACGTGGGACCGCTTCCCCGCGCTGCACGCCGCGATCACGGCCGCGGCGACCGAGGCGATCCGCGAGGTCTGCGGCATCGGTGTCGTCACCTGCCGGTTCACCCACGTCTATCCCGACGGCCCGGCTCCGTACTACGGCGTCTACGCACCCGGCCGCTGGGCGAGCATCGTCGAGCAGTGGGACGCCATCAAGACCGCGGTGTCTGAGGCGATCCTTGGCAACGGCGGCACGATCACGCACCACCACGCGGTCGGTCGCGACCACAGGCCGTACGCCGCGCAGCAGCGCCCTGCGCCGTTCGCCGCCGCGCTCACCGCCGCCAAGGACACCCTCGATCCGGCCGGGATCCTCAACCCGGGCGTGCTGCTCTGA
- a CDS encoding DUF2277 domain-containing protein, with the protein MCRNIRTLHNFEPHATDEEIEAAALQYVRKVSGMTKPSQANAEAFDRAVHEIAHLTQHLLDDLVANAPPKDREVEAEKAKARAAKRYASMAG; encoded by the coding sequence ATGTGCCGCAACATCAGGACCCTTCACAACTTTGAGCCGCACGCGACCGACGAAGAGATCGAGGCGGCAGCCCTCCAGTACGTGCGCAAGGTCAGCGGGATGACCAAGCCGTCCCAGGCCAACGCCGAGGCGTTCGACCGTGCCGTGCACGAGATCGCCCATCTCACCCAGCACCTGCTCGACGACCTGGTTGCCAACGCGCCTCCCAAGGACCGCGAGGTCGAGGCCGAGAAGGCCAAGGCGCGCGCGGCGAAGCGCTACGCCTCGATGGCCGGCTGA
- a CDS encoding S9 family peptidase has product MRITPVRTVVAALALTATAACTAERTDNEADQSPATSAGTSSPTTPPATSPPTTASPTTPMPTATSPVSLPALMAKEYDGRALRLRRVLARTDAYVRHAVTYRSGDLRISGILNVPRGKGPFPVAILAHGYIDPAIYTTGRGMMREQDYLAREGFAVLHVDYRNHAGSDDDPEAERDLRLGYTEDVINAVLAVRRSDDPRLDGDRVGLVGRSMGSGVVQNVLVTQPGLVDGGVVFASVSSSTVDNYERWIENDRPEVAQSIVRAHGSPEDNPELWAQASPRTYVGRATEPLLMLHGTVDDTCPPRWARRTAAAFEEAGKDVRLVWYEGEGHTFGPQWPASMRETVRFLRRQL; this is encoded by the coding sequence ATGCGGATCACGCCCGTACGGACGGTCGTCGCCGCGCTCGCCCTGACGGCGACCGCGGCCTGCACCGCGGAGCGTACGGACAACGAGGCGGACCAGTCCCCCGCGACGTCGGCGGGCACCTCGTCACCGACCACGCCGCCCGCGACCAGCCCGCCGACCACGGCCTCCCCGACGACACCGATGCCGACCGCAACCAGTCCCGTCTCCCTCCCCGCCCTGATGGCCAAGGAGTACGACGGCCGTGCCCTGCGCCTGCGCCGCGTGCTCGCCCGCACAGACGCGTACGTCCGCCACGCCGTCACCTACCGCAGCGGCGACCTGCGGATCTCCGGCATCCTCAACGTCCCTCGCGGCAAGGGCCCGTTCCCGGTGGCGATCCTGGCCCACGGCTACATCGACCCCGCGATCTACACGACCGGGCGCGGGATGATGCGCGAGCAGGACTACCTGGCGCGTGAAGGATTCGCGGTGCTGCACGTGGACTACCGCAACCACGCCGGCTCCGACGACGACCCGGAGGCCGAGCGCGACCTGCGGCTGGGCTACACCGAGGACGTGATCAACGCCGTCCTCGCCGTGCGTCGCTCCGACGACCCGCGCCTCGACGGCGACCGCGTCGGGCTCGTCGGGCGGTCGATGGGCAGCGGCGTCGTCCAGAACGTGCTCGTGACGCAGCCCGGGCTGGTCGACGGGGGCGTCGTGTTCGCGTCGGTCAGCAGCAGCACGGTCGACAACTACGAGCGGTGGATCGAGAACGACCGGCCCGAGGTCGCCCAGTCGATCGTCCGCGCCCACGGGTCGCCCGAGGACAACCCGGAGCTCTGGGCGCAGGCCTCACCTCGGACGTACGTCGGCCGCGCGACCGAGCCGCTGCTCATGCTCCACGGCACCGTCGACGACACCTGCCCCCCGCGATGGGCCCGGCGGACGGCGGCGGCGTTCGAGGAGGCGGGCAAGGACGTCCGGCTCGTCTGGTACGAGGGTGAGGGCCACACGTTCGGTCCGCAGTGGCCCGCGTCGATGCGCGAGACCGTACGGTTCCTGCGGCGCCAGCTGTGA
- a CDS encoding alpha/beta fold hydrolase: MAQVEVEGLRIAYERVGRGPELVLTQGFVGDGRSTWGRQADALADECTVILWDAPGAGRSSDPPEWFRITDYADCLAAFLRVLGIERAHLGGISFGAILELSAFQRHPGIVRSLVMAGGYAGWTGSLPAEEVEARLRTCLELAERSPEDFADAMTGSMFSRSAPPDAVAEFTASVRAFSPDGFRAMSLASAEADLRDVLPRVDVPTLLLHGEQDVRAPRAVADALHAGIPGSQLVVLPGVGHVSMVEAPDAVTHEIRRFLRSLDDRGVRGPER; encoded by the coding sequence ATGGCGCAGGTCGAGGTCGAGGGACTACGGATCGCCTACGAGAGGGTGGGTCGTGGGCCGGAGCTGGTCCTGACGCAGGGGTTCGTCGGCGACGGCCGCTCGACCTGGGGCAGGCAGGCCGACGCCCTCGCCGACGAGTGCACGGTGATCCTCTGGGACGCCCCCGGCGCGGGCCGGTCGTCGGACCCGCCGGAGTGGTTCCGCATCACCGACTACGCCGACTGCCTGGCCGCGTTCCTCCGGGTGCTCGGCATCGAGCGAGCGCATCTCGGCGGGATCTCGTTCGGCGCGATCCTCGAGCTGTCGGCCTTCCAGCGCCACCCAGGCATCGTGCGGTCGCTCGTGATGGCCGGTGGGTACGCAGGATGGACGGGATCGCTGCCGGCGGAGGAGGTCGAGGCGAGGCTGCGCACGTGTCTGGAGCTCGCGGAGCGTTCTCCGGAGGACTTCGCTGACGCGATGACGGGGTCGATGTTCTCCCGATCCGCGCCTCCGGACGCCGTCGCGGAGTTCACCGCGAGCGTGCGGGCGTTCAGCCCTGACGGGTTCAGGGCGATGTCGCTGGCATCGGCCGAGGCGGACCTGCGTGACGTGCTGCCGCGGGTCGACGTCCCGACGCTGCTGCTGCACGGGGAGCAGGACGTCCGAGCTCCACGCGCCGTTGCGGACGCCCTGCATGCAGGGATCCCCGGCTCGCAGCTGGTCGTGCTGCCGGGGGTCGGGCACGTGAGCATGGTCGAGGCCCCGGACGCCGTCACCCACGAGATCCGGAGGTTCCTCCGGAGCCTGGATGACCGTGGCGTGCGAGGCCCCGAGCGTTAG
- the msrA gene encoding peptide-methionine (S)-S-oxide reductase MsrA has translation MFSFKTHLISADQALPGRETRPFTVGDQHLVLGTPIVTDPPEGFEVAVFGLGCFWGEEQTFWQVPGVWSTSVGYAGGFTQNPTYEEVCSGRTGHAEVVRVIYDPAKVSYDDLLKVFWENHDPTQGMRQGNDRGTQYRSVIFTTTPQQQEQAEASRAAYQKRMSARGYGEITTAIAPLGDYWYAEDYHQQYLVKNPFGYCPNHSTGVSYATS, from the coding sequence ATGTTCTCGTTCAAGACGCACCTCATCTCCGCCGACCAGGCGCTGCCCGGTCGCGAGACCCGCCCCTTCACCGTCGGTGACCAGCACCTCGTGCTGGGGACGCCGATCGTCACCGATCCGCCCGAGGGCTTCGAGGTCGCGGTGTTCGGGCTGGGCTGCTTCTGGGGTGAGGAGCAGACGTTCTGGCAGGTGCCCGGCGTGTGGTCGACGTCGGTCGGCTACGCGGGCGGCTTCACCCAGAACCCCACGTACGAGGAGGTGTGCAGCGGGCGCACCGGCCATGCCGAGGTGGTCCGCGTGATCTACGACCCCGCCAAGGTCTCGTACGACGACCTGCTCAAGGTCTTCTGGGAGAACCACGACCCGACCCAGGGCATGCGCCAGGGCAACGACCGTGGCACCCAGTACCGGTCGGTGATCTTCACGACGACGCCGCAGCAGCAGGAGCAGGCCGAGGCGTCGCGCGCCGCATACCAGAAGCGGATGAGCGCCCGCGGCTACGGCGAGATCACCACGGCGATCGCTCCGCTCGGCGACTACTGGTACGCCGAGGACTACCACCAGCAGTACCTCGTGAAGAACCCGTTCGGCTACTGCCCGAACCACTCCACGGGCGTCTCGTACGCGACGAGCTGA
- a CDS encoding HNH endonuclease signature motif containing protein, whose amino-acid sequence MVRAADDYCARPWCECRTREIDHVTPYAAGGATTRANAQGLCRSDNLLKQTRRWRVDTDHDGVRMWTTPTGHKYVSPPPPGAAPPSVLENHLRRLLEVSRT is encoded by the coding sequence ATGGTGCGCGCGGCCGACGACTACTGCGCCCGCCCGTGGTGCGAGTGCCGTACCCGCGAGATCGACCACGTCACCCCGTACGCCGCGGGGGGCGCGACGACGCGAGCCAACGCCCAAGGGCTCTGCCGCTCGGACAACCTCCTCAAGCAGACCCGCCGGTGGCGCGTCGACACCGATCACGACGGCGTCCGCATGTGGACGACACCGACCGGCCACAAGTACGTCTCACCGCCCCCGCCAGGCGCCGCTCCTCCGTCGGTGCTCGAGAACCACCTGAGACGACTCCTCGAGGTCTCGCGCACCTGA
- a CDS encoding glycerophosphodiester phosphodiesterase — protein MKPLRSILITALTAAVAGPLFVSAAPAASADGHATSNSARHRPADPIVIAHRGASGYRPEHTLAAYALAIRQGADVIEPDLVITQDKVLVARHENEIGGTTDVAEHPEFADRRTTKTIDGRAVTGWFTEDLTLAELKTLRAKERLPLVRPGNTAYDGRFEVPTFEEVLDLAKRESIRRGRVIGVAPETKHPTYFQSIGKNLEDPLVRTLKRRGLDHRWSPVTVQSFETANLKTLAKRVRVPLAQNVNPSGRPYDHVVSGDPTTYVDMVTPAGLKAMAGYADVLSAEKTVLIPRDATGALTTPTTVVRDAHRAGLDVYAWTFRAENQFLPADHRDGTDPNAHGDLDAELRTFYRLGLDGVFSDFPDLAVAARRPASVKAG, from the coding sequence ATGAAACCTTTGCGCAGCATCCTCATCACCGCCCTCACCGCTGCGGTGGCGGGGCCCTTGTTCGTGTCCGCCGCACCCGCGGCGTCCGCCGACGGACACGCCACCTCGAACTCGGCGCGCCACAGACCCGCCGACCCGATCGTCATCGCGCACCGCGGCGCCTCCGGCTATCGCCCGGAGCACACGCTCGCTGCCTACGCGCTGGCGATCCGCCAGGGCGCGGACGTGATCGAGCCGGACCTCGTCATCACCCAGGACAAGGTCCTCGTCGCCCGCCACGAGAACGAGATCGGCGGCACCACCGACGTCGCCGAGCACCCGGAGTTCGCCGACCGCCGGACGACCAAGACGATCGACGGACGCGCGGTGACGGGGTGGTTCACCGAGGACCTCACGCTGGCCGAGCTCAAGACCCTGAGGGCCAAGGAGCGCCTCCCGCTCGTGCGCCCCGGCAACACCGCGTACGACGGCCGCTTCGAGGTGCCGACCTTCGAAGAGGTTCTCGACCTGGCGAAGCGCGAGAGCATCCGTCGCGGACGGGTCATCGGCGTCGCACCTGAGACCAAGCACCCCACGTACTTCCAGTCGATCGGCAAGAACCTCGAGGATCCGCTCGTCCGCACGCTGAAGCGCCGTGGGCTCGACCACCGCTGGTCGCCGGTCACCGTCCAGTCGTTCGAGACCGCGAACCTCAAGACCCTCGCCAAGCGGGTGCGCGTCCCGCTCGCCCAGAACGTCAACCCGAGCGGGCGTCCGTACGACCACGTCGTCAGCGGTGACCCGACGACGTACGTGGACATGGTGACCCCAGCAGGTCTCAAGGCGATGGCAGGGTACGCCGACGTCCTCAGCGCGGAGAAGACCGTCCTCATCCCGCGCGACGCGACCGGGGCGCTGACTACCCCGACGACCGTTGTCCGCGATGCGCATCGGGCGGGGCTCGACGTCTATGCGTGGACGTTCCGCGCGGAGAACCAGTTCCTTCCCGCCGATCACCGCGACGGCACCGACCCGAACGCGCACGGCGACCTCGACGCTGAGCTGCGGACGTTCTACCGGCTCGGGCTTGACGGTGTGTTCTCCGACTTCCCTGATCTGGCGGTTGCCGCGCGTCGGCCCGCCTCCGTGAAGGCAGGCTGA
- a CDS encoding cystathionine gamma-synthase yields the protein MSDFGFETRAIHAGQEPDPRTGAVVPAIYATSTYKQDGVGGLREGYEYSRSANPTRTALEECLASLEGGARGFAFASGLAAEDTLLRALTKPGDHVVIPDDAYGGTYRLFDKVESRWGLRYDPVPIADVEAVRAAVTPGETRIVWVETPTNPLLGIADIEALAEVAHEAGALLVVDNTFASSYLQQPLAHGADLVVHSTTKYAGGHSDVVGGALIARDETLAEPIAFHQNSMGAVAGPFDSWLVLRGLKTLALRMERHSDNAERIVAFLQSRPEVSHVIYPGLAEHPGHAVAARQMKRFGGMVSFQMAAGERAALDVVEHTELFTLAESLGGVESLIEHPGRMTHASAAGSPLEVPADLVRVSVGIESADDLVADLERAFERLGR from the coding sequence GTGAGTGACTTCGGATTCGAGACGCGTGCGATCCACGCAGGTCAGGAGCCTGACCCCCGCACTGGGGCGGTCGTGCCGGCCATCTACGCGACCAGCACCTACAAGCAGGACGGGGTCGGCGGGCTCCGCGAAGGCTATGAGTACTCGCGGAGCGCGAACCCTACGAGGACGGCGCTCGAGGAGTGCCTCGCCTCGCTCGAGGGAGGCGCCCGCGGGTTCGCGTTCGCGAGCGGGCTCGCCGCCGAGGACACCCTCCTGCGGGCGCTCACCAAACCCGGCGACCACGTGGTGATCCCCGATGACGCATACGGCGGGACGTACCGGCTGTTCGACAAGGTCGAGTCGCGCTGGGGCCTGCGGTACGACCCGGTGCCGATCGCCGACGTCGAGGCGGTCCGTGCGGCGGTCACGCCCGGCGAGACACGCATCGTGTGGGTCGAGACGCCGACCAACCCGCTGCTCGGGATCGCCGACATCGAGGCGCTCGCCGAGGTCGCGCACGAGGCCGGCGCGCTGCTGGTCGTCGACAACACCTTCGCCTCCTCGTACCTGCAGCAGCCTCTCGCCCACGGCGCCGACCTCGTGGTGCACTCGACGACCAAGTACGCGGGCGGCCACTCCGACGTCGTCGGCGGCGCCCTGATCGCCCGCGACGAGACGCTCGCGGAGCCGATCGCCTTCCACCAGAACTCCATGGGCGCCGTTGCGGGCCCGTTCGACTCGTGGCTCGTGCTGCGGGGGCTCAAGACCCTCGCGCTGCGGATGGAGCGTCACAGCGACAACGCCGAGCGGATCGTCGCCTTCCTGCAGAGCCGTCCGGAGGTCTCGCACGTGATCTACCCGGGCCTCGCGGAGCACCCGGGTCACGCCGTCGCCGCACGTCAGATGAAGCGGTTCGGCGGGATGGTGTCCTTCCAGATGGCCGCCGGTGAGCGGGCAGCCCTCGACGTCGTCGAGCACACCGAGCTCTTCACGCTCGCTGAATCGCTCGGCGGTGTCGAGTCGCTGATCGAGCATCCCGGCCGCATGACCCACGCTTCTGCGGCAGGCTCTCCGCTCGAGGTGCCGGCCGACCTCGTCCGCGTCAGCGTCGGCATCGAGAGTGCCGACGACCTGGTCGCCGACCTCGAGCGCGCATTCGAGCGGCTCGGCCGATGA